Part of the Paenibacillus antri genome is shown below.
TTGCCGCCGCCGCGCCGCTGTGGGACGCGGGCGTCTACGCCGTGCCGGCGCTGACGAGCGTGGGCGGCGGGGCCGTCCGCTACGAGCTGTGGATCGGCGGCGCGGCGGACGACGCCGGGCTGCAGCAGGCGATCTCGGCGGCGGCCGCGGCGAAGCCGGGTCTTTCGGCGATGCCGGTCGCGCCGACAGTCCGCTACGCGCTGCTGCGCAGCGATCGGGTCGGCGACGCCAACCTCGCGCCTGCGACGAGACACGCCGCCGTCGGCGGCGACGGCGCCAAGCTGACGGCGACCCCGGCGAAGGACGGCGGGGCGGTGCGCGTCGCGGAACGGTTCGCCAGGTCGTACCGCGGCGCGATCGACGTCTTCGCGCACAACGGCGCTCTCGCCGTCGTGAACCGCGTCGACTTGGAATCGTACGTCGCCGCCGTCGTCGGCGCGGAGCTCGACGCTTCGTGGCCGGTCGAGGCGCTGAAGGCGCAAGCGGTCGCCGCGCGGACGTACGTCTTGAAGCAAGGCTGGAAGTACGGCGTCGCGAACGTAACGGATACGACCGCCGATCAAGCGTACCGCGGCATCGAGCGGGAGTTTCCGGTCATTCTCGCCGCGGCGGAGGCGACGGCCGGCGAGCGGCTGACGCTGCCGAACGGCGCGCTGCTCGACGCGTTCTACTCGAGCAACGCCGGCGGTCGAACCGCGGATCCGGTAGAGGTATGGGGCGCCCCGATCCCGGGGCTGGCTTCGATCCCGAGCCCGGACGACGCGGCCGAGCGGAACAAGCTGATGTGGTATCGCGTCGTCCTGCCGGATCAGCGCATCGGATATATCCGCTCCGACCTCGTCAAGCTGTCCGGCGCGACGAACGCGGCGGGCTTCCCGCTGGGCGCCGTCGCGGAGGACGCGGTCAACGTACGGACCGCGCCGTTCGTCAACAACGACACGAATCCGTCGATCGCTTCGCTCGCCAAGGGAGCTGGCGTCACCGTCATCGACCGCGACATCGAATCCACCGCTTATCAGTGGATCCGAGGGCCGATCGACGCCGGACGGCTGCAGCTGCAGATGAATGCGAGCGGCGTAGCGCCCGGCGTCGTCGCCGGCCTCGGGACGCCTTCCTCGATCGAAGTGACCGGGCGGGGCGCGGCCAGCGCCCGAGTGACGGAGGTCGTCATGAACGGGAAGAACATTCCGGTGACGCGTCCCGAGCAGTATCGGACGCTGTTCGGCCTGCCCAGCAGCCGCTTCGAGGTCGAACAGACGGGCGCGGTGACCGCGCTCGGCGCGGGCGGCAAACGGACGGAGCTGTCGTCGACCGCCTCGCAGCCGCTCTCCGCGACCGGCGCGAACGGCGTCAAGAAGTCGCTGTCGGCCGAAGCGTATTTGATTTCGAACGGCGACGGTTCGGCGCGCGTGGCGACGCGCGGCGCGGCGTTCCGCTTCCACGGCACCGGCTTCGGGCACGGCCTCGGCCTGTCCCAGTGGGGGGCGTTCGGCCTCGCCGAGATCGGGTATGACTACAGGAAAATCTTGTTATACTACTAT
Proteins encoded:
- a CDS encoding SpoIID/LytB domain-containing protein — encoded protein: MKPKFWLAAVVAAALLAGPALPVAPAFADGGEAEVHVALYVKTNNYNALTGAVTLSAEGGLVLSDAAAGVDWLRTADASAVRATTDGYRVVVVETGDAAKAAAFAADVKKAAQPVAVFERTKGGKPLYAVEAGPYATKAAAEAGRTALAGNAAVATRLAGAAMTLRGPFYARASSHASEAEALAAAAPLWDAGVYAVPALTSVGGGAVRYELWIGGAADDAGLQQAISAAAAAKPGLSAMPVAPTVRYALLRSDRVGDANLAPATRHAAVGGDGAKLTATPAKDGGAVRVAERFARSYRGAIDVFAHNGALAVVNRVDLESYVAAVVGAELDASWPVEALKAQAVAARTYVLKQGWKYGVANVTDTTADQAYRGIEREFPVILAAAEATAGERLTLPNGALLDAFYSSNAGGRTADPVEVWGAPIPGLASIPSPDDAAERNKLMWYRVVLPDQRIGYIRSDLVKLSGATNAAGFPLGAVAEDAVNVRTAPFVNNDTNPSIASLAKGAGVTVIDRDIESTAYQWIRGPIDAGRLQLQMNASGVAPGVVAGLGTPSSIEVTGRGAASARVTEVVMNGKNIPVTRPEQYRTLFGLPSSRFEVEQTGAVTALGAGGKRTELSSTASQPLSATGANGVKKSLSAEAYLISNGDGSARVATRGAAFRFHGTGFGHGLGLSQWGAFGLAEIGYDYRKILLYYYKDASVTKE